The DNA region GTGTAAACAAAATTTACTAAACCCAAAAGCAGCTGCCGGGAACGATCCCGGCGGCTTTTTTTGGCCGCTCCTGGGTAATCTATAGGCAGGGAGAAGATTTATGAAATAACGAAAGGATGAACTGACAAGCCATGCGTTGGGTATACTTCAATAAGTTGTACAGAACGAAGTTTCAAGCCGGTTGCCTGGCCCGCAGACTCGAGCAGGATGGCTGGATTTACGGTTTTGACGACATGCGCGAAATTGAAATTTTCCGCTCTCGGAAAGGAAAATACGGCGTCCGTTTTATCCCGTGATTACACCTGTCACAAAGGAGGCCCTAGCGCGCGTTATAGTGAATAGGAGCGGATTATTACAAGACAAAGCTGATGATAAGGGAGAGGAGTTTGCAATTGAATAGCAGTTTTTGGGGAAAAAGGTTATGGGCTGTTATAGCCATGTTAAGTCTGATCGCATCTCTTTCCGTGGGCTGCACTTCGGCTAAGCCCGCCTATGATGAAGAGAGGGTGTTGCGAATCGGGATGGTGTACGGAAGCGGGAATGAAGCAAATTTCCGGCAAGCATATGTGGATGCCTTTGAGGTGACCCATCCCGGCCTTACCATAGAACTTGTTCCGGCCATTTATGGAGGTTCCTACGGAAGAAATGCGAAGCAAGAAGAAGACCAAGATATTATGAAAAATCTGAAAAAAATCATGACCGGCGACAACCCGGTCGATGTGGTCATCGTAAGCGACGAGGTCCTGACGAGATTGGTGCGGGAAAACCTGGTTAAACCGCTGGATCCGCTCATTCAAAAGGATAAATTCGATACCTCCGGCATCGTTCCCGCTGTGTTGGAAGGAGCCAAGGCTATTGGAGACCAGCACATTTACGGATTAAGTCCGACGTTTACGGCTTCGGCGCTGTTTTATAATAAGAAAATTTTTCAGGAAGCCGGGGTGGAACCGCCGACCGACAATATGACTTGGGATGAGGTGTTTAACCTCGCCCGCCGCGTGGCTAGAGGTGAGGGGCAGAATCGAATTTACGGCATATCCTTTACGCAATGGCGCGACGGCCTAGGGCCGTTTAATTATATGGTTTCGGATTACGTCGCCCCGCTTCAACTCAAGCTCGTTGATGAGCAGACAGGGAAGATGGCCGTTAATTCGCCGCAATGGGAAAAGGTCTTGACCACTATCAGTGAGCTGGTGGCCGATAAGGTGTTATTTGGAGGTTACAAAGGTCAGTATATTGAACAGACGCCTACATATGATACAGACCTTTTTATCT from Paenibacillus macerans includes:
- a CDS encoding ABC transporter substrate-binding protein is translated as MNSSFWGKRLWAVIAMLSLIASLSVGCTSAKPAYDEERVLRIGMVYGSGNEANFRQAYVDAFEVTHPGLTIELVPAIYGGSYGRNAKQEEDQDIMKNLKKIMTGDNPVDVVIVSDEVLTRLVRENLVKPLDPLIQKDKFDTSGIVPAVLEGAKAIGDQHIYGLSPTFTASALFYNKKIFQEAGVEPPTDNMTWDEVFNLARRVARGEGQNRIYGISFTQWRDGLGPFNYMVSDYVAPLQLKLVDEQTGKMAVNSPQWEKVLTTISELVADKVLFGGYKGQYIEQTPTYDTDLFISGDTAMLVADYSYVGQLNDAIEYAKKNNGSSIDWDVAAFPMHPEAPETGGIKLNNLTAINNAAPNVEDAWEFVKFLNGDDYAKIRSHSGSELVARKKYIRPQGGLDYHIEAFSARKPVPPSVSDEPLLSSLELSKLFWEVEMSGETFFEQVADSQATPKEALAEWEQAGNEILAKFKKEPQGGD